The following coding sequences are from one Hippopotamus amphibius kiboko isolate mHipAmp2 chromosome 9, mHipAmp2.hap2, whole genome shotgun sequence window:
- the LOC130860992 gene encoding LOW QUALITY PROTEIN: insulin receptor substrate 1-like (The sequence of the model RefSeq protein was modified relative to this genomic sequence to represent the inferred CDS: substituted 1 base at 1 genomic stop codon) encodes MKPGGPRTTPESELADVALAPPPPWACPADVRLSGHLRKQKSQCRRFFVLRAHPSRLECYENEKEFRAGRAPPKFSVSLEGACTINKRVDARQRHLIVLYTRDRSLGVAAASDAEQQAWYNALLEARAAAAGGEAXALGPSSHDDPGAWILAPFQDVWPVTLRPKGLGQARGLGSGGYCLCLASGVLSLLRTPGGRGSGATRASPPPALRLSLLSVRRCGHADSFFFLELGRSAPTGPGELWLQAPDAVVAQSIHETVLAAMKRIGDSGAGGRAEPLPRKPPTSASRHPVPQSYETPASAAQSSGLNHRGCLSEIQQTTRKTLAKLGAPLSHPAGLERGGGYITMGAESDYEPMGGGRASGYVVMAPLGLPASAKAPPRQPLQDGGVTEYVSMSRCAPRSTDPDSKALISASETAGDRRGLSAACSRCQS; translated from the exons ATGAAGCCCGGAGGCCCCAGGACGACCCCGGAGTCCGAGTTGGCCGACGTGGCCCTGGCTCCGCCGCCCCCCTGGGCCTGCCCGGCTGACGTGCGGCTCTCCGGCCACCTGCGGAAGCAGAAGTCCCAGTGCCGCCGCTTCTTCGTGCTCCGTGCCCACCCCTCGCGCCTCGAGTGTTACGAGAACGAGAAGGAGTTCCGCGCCGGCCGAGCGCCGCCCAAGTTCAGCGTGAGCCTGGAGGGCGCGTGCACCATCAACAAGCGTGTGGACGCGCGCCAGCGCCACCTGATCGTCCTCTACACGCGCGACCGCAGCCTGGGCGTGGCGGCGGCCAGCGACGCGGAGCAGCAGGCTTGGTACAACGCCCTGCTCGAggcgcgcgccgccgccgccggcggTGAGGCCTGAGCCCTGG GTCCCAGCTCCCACGACGACCCCGGGGCCTGGATCCTGGCTCCATTTCAGGACGTCTGGCCCGTGACGCTGCGGCCCAAGGGGCTGGGGCAGGCACGAGGCCTGGGCAGCGGTGGCTACTGCCTGTGCCTGGCATCCGGGGTCCTGAGCCTACTGCGGACGCCCGGGGGCAGAGGCTCCGGGGCCACCAGGGCATCTCCGCCGCCGGCCCTGCGCCTGTCCCTGCTCAGCGTGCGCCGCTGCGGCCACGCagactctttcttcttcctggagcTTGGCCGCTCGGCACCCACGGGTCCCGGGGAGCTGTGGCTACAGGCGCCGGACGCCGTGGTGGCCCAAAGCATTCACGAGACTGTCCTGGCCGCCATGAAGCGAATCGGGGACAGTGGTGCCGGTGGCAGGGCTGAGCCACTGCCAAGAAAACCCCCGACAAGCGCCTCCAGACACCCTGTCCCTCAATCTTATGAGACGCCAGCCTCCGCGGCCCAATCGAGCGGCCTGAACCATCGGGGGTGCCTGAGTGAGATCCAGCAGACAACCCGCAAAACCCTGGCGAAGCTGGGGGCGCCGCTCTCACACCCCGCGGGGTTGGAGCGGGGCGGAGGCTACATAACCATGGGAGCCGAGAGTGACTACGAGCCCATGGGGGGCGGCCGAGCCAGCGGCTACGTGGTGATGGCGCCCCTGGGCCTTCCCGCCTCCGCCAAAGCCCCTCCCCGCCAGCCGCTCCAGGATGGAGGGGTCACTGAATATGTGTCCATGAGCCGCTGTGCACCACG GAGCACGGACCCGGACTCCAAGGCCCTCATCTCGGCGTCGGAGACAGCTGGGGACCGGCGGGGGCTCAGCGCTGCTTGCAGCCGCTGTCAGAGTTAG
- the SAP25 gene encoding histone deacetylase complex subunit SAP25, which yields MPLPGFTLPRSPDARGRPRAPGGTTRHVARKRAGRRRREALRGGQQPGRAGQRKPLREAGPELGPGTAGAEVRLCPFLGRSMWPWTPRRRWGAGEEPEEQGPSAARDPGQAWDSGEEAPGEPGTPLPDSPQPWSRRPSWTREEQPLPRAPPGLAAEQCPGAPVPLSPQMTWEVAPSPWDANCEAKAGPRLVWGPSNGSGTSFSGRTLCHPSFWPLYEAASGRGLRPSLAGHQSGEQAPRDAGFPVMCCEDVFLSDPLLRCGQRVPLYLSQAPQQVMGSLKLLLPPPITSPWVLPNPSSGCSTAWLSGPELIALTGLLQMSQGEPRPSPLGAPVPPAGPQDPASDHPGASGGQSCSPCTDPSLPQTPDTQGP from the exons ATGCCTCTGCCCGGCTTCACTCTTCCGCGCAGCCCCGACGCCAGGGGGCGCCCGCGGGCTCCCGGCGGGACCACGCGCCACGTGGCCCGGAAGCGTGCTGGACGCCGGCGTCGCGAGGCCCTGCGAGGTGGGCAGCAACCTGGACGCGCAGGGCAGCGCAAGCCGCTGAGGGAGGCCGGGCCCGAGTTGGGGCCAGGCACTGCTGGCGCGGAGGTGCGGCTCTGCCCCTTCCTCGGACGCAGCATGTGGCCCTGGACCCCCCGGCGGCGGTGGGGCGCGGGCGAAGAGCCCGAGGAACAAGGCCCCTCAGCCGCCCGCGACCCCGGCCAGGCCTGGGACTCTGGAGAGGAAGCCCCGGGGGAGCCAGGAACACCCCTACCGGACAG ccctcagccctggTCCCGAAGACCTTCCTGGACCCGGGAAGAGCAGCCGCTGCCTCgggcgcccccaggcctggctgcTGAGCAGTGCCCGGGAGCCCCAG ttcccctctccccccagatgACCTGGGAGGTGGCCCCATCGCCCTGGGACGCCAACTGTGAGGCTAAAGCAGGACCTCGGCTGGTGTGG GGGCCCAGCAATGGGTCGGGCACCTCCTTTTCAGGCCGGACCTTGTGCCATCCCTCATTCTGGCCTCTGTATGAGGCAGCCTCAGGCAGAGGCCTCAGGCCCAGTCTAGCAGGACATCAGAGTGGAGAGCAGGCACCCAGGGATGCAG GGTTCCCGGTGATGTGCTGTGAAGATGTCTTTCTTTCCGACCCTCTGCTGCGCTGTGGGCAGCGTGTTCCCCTGTATCTGTCTCAGGCCCCTCAGCAG gTGATGGGCTCTCTAAAGCTGCTGCTCCCACCCCCGATCACGTCCCCCTGGGTTCTCCCCAACCCCTCCTCTGGCTGCTCCACCGCCTGGCTCAGTGGGCCTGAGCTGATTGCCCTCACTGGCCTCCTGCAGATGAGTCAGGGGGAGCCAAGACCCAGCCCCCTGGGGGCTCCCGTGCCCCCTGCTGGCCCCCAAGACCCTGCCTCTGACCACCCAGGTGCCAGTGGTGGCCAGAGCTGTTCTCCCTGCACAGACCCATCTCTCCCGCAGACCCCAGACACCCAAGGTCCATAG